The Pocillopora verrucosa isolate sample1 chromosome 14, ASM3666991v2, whole genome shotgun sequence genome has a segment encoding these proteins:
- the LOC131794823 gene encoding hippocalcin-like protein 1 has translation MGNKGTKPNALKKGKSKLTAEDIQELRLSTEFTEDELHTWHKAFREKCPNGKMSEKKFAEIYKNHYSTGDATIFAGHVFRTFDKNKDGTIDFHEFIQGLSIISRGSTEQKLRWAFEMYDSDGSGAVSRAEMLEIVRGIFRLAGDRVNLPRDENTPEKFTHKLFAKLDRDNDGTITQNEFVRGVQCYPSLMRLLDPAGAK, from the coding sequence ATGGGAAACAAGGGGACAAAACCTAATGCtttgaaaaaaggcaaaagtaAATTGACGGCGGAAGATATCCAAGAGTTGCGATTGTCAACCGAATTCACGGAAGACGAGTTGCACACTTGGCATAAAGCGTTTCGCGAGAAATGCCCAAACGGTAAAATGTCCGAAAAAAAATTCGCGGAGATCTACAAGAATCACTATTCCACAGGCGACGCGACTATCTTCGCAGGCCATGTTTTTCGCACATTCGACAAAAACAAGGATGGAACAATTGATTTTCACGAATTTATTCAAGGTTTGTCTATCATATCGCGAGGATCGACAGAGCAGAAACTACGATGGGCCTTTGAGATGTACGATTCAGATGGAAGCGGCGCGGTTTCTCGTGCCGAGATGTTGGAAATCGTGCGAGGGATTTTTCGCCTTGCAGGCGACCGGGTAAATCTTCCAAGAGACGAGAACACGCCGGAAAAGTTCACGCACAAGCTGTTTGCAAAGCTCGACCGGGACAATGATGGAACAATTACACAGAATGAATTCGTACGCGGTGTTCAGTGTTACCCTTCTCTTATGCGGTTGCTGGATCCAGCCGGCGCGAAGTAA
- the LOC131794794 gene encoding apoptosis-inducing factor 1, mitochondrial: protein MSLVTCGRFFRPCLSRVRPALSSPGRAGFRLYSSFEKRPNVAVNRVFTRPASGSSQSSAGGFMGDNGMLIVGIGLLGGSLLYLVYSGMFNPYESPSSKPAVSEDAAVELPADEAVPSESTKEESPAVKEPKEETSQEIASQQDAPPPLLEIPEHATYILVGAGTASFAAYRAIRKADKSAKVLIIGDEEYPPYMRPPLSKELWYCDDEELVSDLKFKQWNGKERGIFFEPEIFFCKPGELPSKETGAVALLKGKKVVGINSREQKVKLDDGAEIGYDKLLLAPGGIPKNLPIFRESSDEVKRRTTLFRKIKDFKELDKAVKDAKSVVVVGGGFLGSELACALGHRGKKTGMNVMQVFPEDGNMGKVLPKYLTEWTTNKVRKEGVDVKPNSTVEHVSFSDGQINLRLNSGDEIKADHIIVAVGLEPNVELASAAGLEVDPILGGYHVNSELEAKSNIWVAGDAACFYDPNLGRRRVEHHDHAVVSGRLAGENMTGSRNPYWHQSMFWSDLGPDVGYEAIGLVDSMLPTVGVWAKATKADTPKAVVEATGESLRSETEGEGAASSPVSTEPPAPVSAESSEEFGKGVVFYVKGKRVVGVVLWNIFNKMPIARKIIKEGKDQDDLNELAKLFDIHKAG from the exons ATGTCTCTAGTGACTTGTGGCAGATTTTTCCGGCCTTGCCTGAGTCGGGTTAGACCAGCATTGAGTTCTCCAGGCCGGGCCGGGTTTCGACTGTACAGTTCTTTCGAAAAAAGACCCAATGTTGCAGTCAATCGAGTGTTCACTCGGCCTGCATCAGGCAGTAGTCAGAGCTCAGCCGGTGGATTTATGGGTGATAATGGGATGTTGATTGTTGGAATCGGATTGCTTGGAGGTTCTCTATTATAC cttGTATACAGTGGCATGTTTAACCCTTATGAATCTCCCTCATCAAAACCAGCAGTTTCTGAGGATGCTGCAGTAGAG CTGCCTGCTGATGAGGCAGTTCCATCAGAATCAACAAAAGAAGAGAGCCCAGCTGTCAAAGAACCAAAAGAAGAGACAAGTCAGGAAATTGCCTCACAACAAG ATGCACCACCCCCCTTGCTAGAAATTCCAGAACATGCAACATATATCTTGGTGGGTGCTGGCACAGCTTCCTTTGCAGCCTACAGAGCCATCAGGAAAGCTGACAAGTCTGCAAAG GTGCTGATCATAGGAGATGAAGAGTATCCGCCATACATGCGGCCTCCACTTTCTAAAGAGCTGTGGTACTGTGATGATGAAGAACTGGTGTCCGATCTGAAGTTCAAACAGTGGAATGGAAAGGAAAGGGG AATATTTTTTGAACCAGAGATATTTTTCTGTAAACCTGGGGAATTACCAAGTAAGGAGACGGGCGCAGTTGCTCTGCTCAAAGGGAAAAAG GTTGTAGGAATTAACAGTAGAGAACAAAAAGTCAAGTTAGATGATGGAGCAGAGATTGGATACGATAAACTGCTTTTGGCTCCAG GTGGTATTCCAAAGAACCTGCCCATTTTTAGAGAAAGCAGTGATGAAGTCAAGAGGAGAACAACATTATTTAGAAAG ATTAAAGATTTCAAGGAGCTTGATAAAGCTGTCAAAGATGCCAAATCTGTGGTTGTTGTTGGTGGAGGCTTTCTTGGAAGTGAACTGGCCTGTGCACTTGGCCACAGAG gaaAGAAAACTGGGATGAATGTGATGCAAGTATTTCCAGAGGATGGTAACATGGGAAAAGTGTTGCCAAAGTATCTTACAGAATGGACAACTAACAAAGTCAGGAAAG AGGGTGTGgatgtaaaaccaaattctACAGTAGAACATGTGTCATTTAGTGATGGCCAAATAAACCTGAGACTTAACTCTGGTGATGAG ATCAAAGCAGATCACATAATTGTAGCAGTAGGTCTGGAACCTAATGTTGAGCTTGCAAGTGCTGCTGGGCTTGAAGTGGACCCAATCCTTGGCGGTTATCACGTGAACTCAGAGCTGGAAGCAAAGTCTAATATTTGGGTG GCCGGTGATGCTGCTTGCTTCTATGATCCGAACCTTGGCCGACGAAGAGTTGAACACCACGATCACGCTGTGGTCAGCGGCCGACTGGCTGGAGAAAATATGACTGGCTCTAGGAACCCATATTGGCATCAGTCCATGTTTTG GAGTGACCTGGGTCCTGATGTTGGATACGAGGCTATTGGTCTTGTAGATTCCATGCTCCCCACCGTGGGAGTCTGGGCCAAGGCGACGAAAGCTGACACTCCTAAAGCTGTAGTGGAGGCCACGGGAGAAAGTTTACGTTCAGAAACCGAAGGCGAG GGTGCTGCCTCTTCTCCGGTTTCCACTGAGCCACCCGCTCCAGTCTCCGCTGAATCATCGGAGGAATTTGGCAAAGGTGTCGTGTTTTACgtgaaaggaaaaagagttGTGGGAGTCGTCCTGTGGAACATCTTCAACAAAATGCCGATCGCTCGAAAG ATCATCAAGGAAGGCAAAGATCAAGATGATCTCAATGAACTCGCGAAGCTGTTTGATATCCACAAAGCGGGCTAA
- the LOC131794845 gene encoding endoplasmic reticulum membrane protein complex subunit 7-like: protein MELTELYIYVVLMILNILPNVRQADGNSDESLERYKIDGKVTIQGFKPADWISQTRILVDGGSYIGFLKTDGSFTVNDVPAGSYVVEVLSPNNLFEPVRVDISGRAKGKIRARKVNFLQNSAVVTVPYPLKFKVKEPAPFFEKREQWKVTDMLFNPMVLMMVLPLLLLLVLPKLINSQDPETQKEMQSSMNMFNQSKDLPDISDWFAKNFSSGSKKKTTSKVGQKKVGVGSVRRR from the exons ATGGAATTGACAGAACTGTACATTTATGTAGTGTTAATGATCCTTAATATTCTTCCAAACGTTCGGCAAGCAGACGGGAATAGCGACGAGTCTTTAGAACGCTACAAAATCGATGGAAAAGTGACCATACAAGGCTTCAAACCAGCTG ATTGGATTTCTCAAACCAGAATTCTTGTAGATGGTGGGAGTTACATTGGCTTTCTCAAAACTGATGGCAGTTTTACTGTAAATGATGTTCCAGCTGGTTCATATGTAGTAGAAGTTCTGTCACCAAACAACCTCTTTGAGCCTGTGAGAGTTGACATCAGTGGCAGAGCAAAGGGTAAAATCAGGGCAAGAAAAGTGAACTTTCTTCAGAATTCAGCTGTTGTCACTGTCCCATATCCCCTAAAGTTCAAAGTAAAAGAACCAGCACCTTTCTTTGAGAAGAGAGAACAGTGGAAAGtcactgatatgctttttaaTCCCATG GTACTGATGATGGTTCTACCACTCCTGTTGTTGTTAGTTTTACCAAAACTTATTAACAGTCAGGATCCAGAAACACAAAAG GAAATGCAGTCTTCAATGAACATGTTTAACCAGTCAAAAGATCTCCCTGACATCTCAGACTGGTTTGCGAAGAACTTTTCATCTGGAAGTAAGAAAAAGACAACCAGCAAAGTTGGGCAGAAGAAAGTTGGGGTAGGCAGTGTAAGAAGACGATGA
- the LOC131794891 gene encoding uncharacterized protein, whose product MTSPTLFLYAGVFFFLIYSCVCDLPVEDTTKQCEYDNIKRCNGEFKQVFMNATAGKRERGMRNVYCTALQVFMNCLDGSLGRCIGGSWLQNYSYVVLEHGIMDKKCGVCPHHNYHDLERVLNARNRTDYIGFDICPLGAKVVHNICVEHFLENRSDANMCHNVQKFINCYEKVGDGYCTRWKIVRSFSNLCRQLGEKMLQEDEKYRGLMC is encoded by the exons ATGACGTCACCAACCCTGTTCCTCTACGCCGGGgtcttcttcttcttgattTATAGCTGTGTCTGTGACCTGCCCGTTGAAGACACGACAAAACAGTGTGAATACGACAACATCAAAAGATGCAACGGTGAGTTCAAACAGGTGTTCATGAATGCTACGGCCGGAAAACGAGAGAGAGGAATGAGAAATGTTTACTGCACAGCTCTACAG GTGTTTATGAACTGTTTGGATGGTTCTCTTGGACGCTGCATCGGTGGCTCGTGGCTTCAGAATTACAGCTATGTTGTCTTGGAACATGGTATAATGGACAAAAAGTGTGGTGTATGCCCCCACCATAATTACCATGACCTTGAACGAGTACTTAATG CAAGGAACAGGACAGACTACATCG GTTTTGATATCTGCCCGCTAGGTGCGAAGGTTGTCCACAATATATGTGTGGAGCACTTCTTGGAAAACCGTTCCGACGCGAACATGTGCCATAATGTGCAAAAGTTTATCAACTGTTACGAAAAGGTTGGTGACGGGTATTGTACCAGATGGAAGATCGTGAGGAGTTTTTCCAATCTTTGTCGCCAACTGGGAGAGAAGATGCTACAGGAAGATGAGAAATATCGCGGGTTGATGTGCTAA
- the LOC131794806 gene encoding mitochondria-eating protein: MAGTTFVGFLSRLIATGEFKSLHEQLTTFFDASYRNSCEENTVFCCDLIELHAKLQGQLFYLLELCSSEGGIYGGSEALKKRLLPWLCNGFVTARIIPEDVEVVKEKYELMIKKMDEDLSASKVEAAELRIKLADAEDEMRGLRQQLQENQQGDYQEIGELRKKLTYTKNELVARECQIKELNREILELKRENSELHGRLQKKIFEAVAEPEPARLVTKPYVNGIVPYHSRSAKLVERFAELYKNDRIQVINSLRGMSDNSTAERFVFSIVEECFTVSKLEQHRMRTRMNQALQTGPKGDPKESDKINELVDNYMKKNTELYDTETLIPDVIKSLYRNSTIAPYVSCNEKNIVPFVREVLRVAWAMISLDPPIDLPAALEGDVINDIRYRRTYDSEFSATTIDYFVWPALIRERKVVAKGEVVTRRISPQKTKKAITSTPRPGSTEPYSRPSSYDLGFGSMSSSWSDHSSYKHRFST; encoded by the exons ATGGCTGGAACAACTTTTGTAGGGTTTCTCAGCCGCCTGATTGCCACAGGGGAATTCAAGTCTCTACACGAACAGTTAACAACGTTTTTCGACGCAAGTTATCGTAACAGTTGCGAAGAAAACACTGTATTTTGCTGTGATCTCATCGAGTTACACGCCAAGCTACAGGGACAGCTGTTTTATCTTCTGGAATTGTGTTCTTCTGAAGGAGGAATTTATGGCGGAAGCGAAGCACTAAAGAAACGACTTTTACCTTGGCTTTGCAATGGATTTGTGACTGCAAGAATCATCCCGGAAGATGTAGAGGTCGTGAAGGAAAAGTACGAGctcatgattaaaaaaatggaCGAGGACTTGAGTGCCTCCAAAGTAGAAGCCGCGGAATTGAGAATCAA ATTAGCGGATGCCGAAGATGAGATGAGAGGTTTACGTCAACAGCTGCAAGAAAATCAACAAGGAGACTATCAAGAAATCGGTGAATTGCGTAAAAA gtTGACTTACACAAAGAACGAACTTGTAGCCAGGGAGTGCCAGATAAAAGAATTGAACAGAGAAATTCTTGAACTAAAGAGAGAAAACTCTGAACTACACGGGAG ACTCCAGAAAAAGATCTTCGAGGCTGTGGCGGAGCCGGAACCTGCTCGCCTGGTGACGAAACCCTATGTCAATGGTATTGTACCTTACCATTCCCGTTCTGCCAAGCTCGTTGAAAGATTTGCTGAACTTTATAAGAACGACAGGATACAAGTAATAAATTCCTTGAGGGGCATGTCTGATAACTCAACAGCTGAacgatttgttttttcaatcgTCGag GAGTGCTTTACAGTCAGCAAACTAGAACAGCACAGGATGAGAACCCGGATGAACCAGGCTTTACAAACCGGCCCCAAGGGTGATCCAAAGGAGTCGGACAAAATCAACGAGCTAGTAGATAATTACATGAAAAAGAATACAGAACTGTACGACACTGAGACGCTAATTCCG GACGTGATAAAATCGTTATATCGCAACTCAACAATCGCACCTTACGTCTCGTGCAATGAGAAAAATATCGTTCCTTTCGTCCGTGAGGTTCTACGAGTGGCCTGGGCCATGATATCCCTGGATCCTCCCATTGACCTTCCCGCAGCGTTGGAAGGTGACGTCATTAATGACATACGCTACAGAAGAACGTATGACTCTGAATTCAGTGCCACAACTATCGATTACTTTGTGTGGCCGGCTTTAATCAGGGAGAGAAAGGTTGTTGCCAAAGGAGAGGTAGTAACTAGGCGAATATCACCACAGAAGACAAAAAAG GCCATAACGAGCACCCCTCGCCCAGGAAGCACAGAGCCTTATTCTCGTCCATCAAGTTATGACCTCGGCTTTGGTTCCATGTCATCTTCTTGGAGCG ATCATTCCAGCTACAAGCACAGGTTCAGCACATAG
- the LOC131794807 gene encoding glyoxalase domain-containing protein 5-like, with protein MAAVIFTKKILSNHLPKLRLLCRLHQKGNTPQFPDLDPRCKQFSISHIDHIVLTVENLEATVQFYTQALGMDEVTFGQGRKALGFGNQKFNLHQKGKEFEPKATNPTPGSIDICLITNTPISSVITHLRSLDIKIEEGPVQRTGAQGPITSIYLRDPDRNLIEVSNYNDNH; from the exons ATGGCAGCTGTAATTTTCAcgaagaaaatactgagcaatcacttgccaaaattacgcctgctctgcaggctacaTCAGAAAG GCAATACTCCCCAATTTCCAGATTTGGATCCACGATGCAAGCAGTTTTCCATCTCACATATTGATCATATCGTGCTAACAGTTGAAAATTTAGAGGCTACAGTACAATTCTACACCCAGGCTCTTGGGATGGATGAGGTTACATTTGGTCAAGGTAGGAAAGCTCTTGGATTTGGAAATCAGAAATTCAATTTGCATCAAAAAGGGAAGGAGTTTGAACCAAAAGCTACAAATCCAACACCTGGTTCAATTGATATTTGCCTTATCACAAACACACCAATATCAAGTGTTATCACACACCTGAGGAGTCTAGATATAAAGATAGAGGAAGGACCTGTTCAGAGGACTGGTGCCCAAGGACCAATTACTTCCATTTACCTTAGGGATCCTGATAGAAACCTCATCGAGGTGTCTAATTACAATGATAATCATTGA
- the LOC131794882 gene encoding uncharacterized protein, giving the protein MASLQQNYLFLCLGVVLSLSNSNICVGVQGLPEEKPQCSFPGFLQYSGPKLSNRKWRQWSRGNGFPYDRTEPFNGSRNNKVKGENTWVFNTGKIEILEDSHSSRTSSVFYCWRKLAPHVFIILRNDSVDETRSNVKYYSCMKFRKRGRNVITYEHSPWRPNHTHLACDESDLLVYESPLLSSVLEDVPDCPAVLRGGFKITEANNELIGKQCLPNKDAAIIGTFESDCMGKEGLRIHSTRNHDCLMNERHLNSPFAFNLALSCFSAPWRDGNFTYFIAKRRNFAARNTFTFLKSEFFCVRFRKVENEDNVVLQLYDGPICTRNTSDGVKSLTMHLRRRVDVGETNRPLSEVTKRECNFPQKIRGIWKEISDHNGLRNVIINETSINIPPYGNFYCKQRHIFQHQAPHECSSLVTGKWPGSGRSKFFIDDYILVSNFTNGCYPRLTRLGVTEIAGSDVLVYRLSQSQLIITDGVNNNSLVYYYLNHVLRLFCSSWLPYIRDPYPVWGRNIDKIIIRRQSSLRKTRCFLPSRGKGVYHFKSVNSDQVECNGSLSRVEFACKNTLSFEVKYDPDCQKSDIVYSCIGKAWKMGDFFLVQEIKTKNISCMWFDESNKHMFLLNSPQCSDKDWERERDPPKEVNFKEILNFQYFSKCPIYSESRDLDYPIVITFRNMSRNLNLTSRVLVFACFLIYFTY; this is encoded by the coding sequence ATGGCTTCCCTTCAGCAAAATTATCTGTTCCTCTGTCTAGGAGTTGTTTTAAGCTTGTCGAATTCAAACATCTGTGTCGGTGTTCAAGGTCTACCTGAAGAGAAACCACAATGTTCTTTTCCGGGATTTTTGCAATACTCAGGTCCAAAATTGTCAAACAGAAAATGGCGCCAGTGGTCACGAGGAAATGGATTTCCTTACGACAGAACTGAACCTTTTAATGGATCCAGAAATAACAAAGTGAAAGGAGAGAACACATGGGTGTTTAATACAGGGAAAATTGAGATACTGGAAGACTCGCATTCTTCAAGAACCAGCTCGGTATTTTACTGTTGGAGAAAGCTTGCCCCTCATGTTTTCATTATCCTCCGCAATGACTCGGTGGATGAAACTCGCTCGAACGTAAAGTATTATTCTTGCATGAAATTCCGGAAAAGAGGGCGAAATGTGATCACATATGAACATTCGCCTTGGAGACCCAATCACACTCACCTGGCTTGTGATGAAAGTGATCTGCTCGTATACGAAAGTCCTTTGCTTTCAAGTGTTTTAGAGGACGTACCGGATTGTCCGGCTGTGCTAAGGGGaggatttaaaattactgagGCCAATAATGAGTTAATAGGAAAACAATGCCTACCTAACAAAGACGCTGCGATTATAGGAACGTTTGAATCTGACTGTATGGGTAAAGAAGGCCTGCGGATCCACTCAACAAGAAACCATGATTGTTTAATGAACGAGCGTCATTTGAATAGCCCTTTCGCTTTCAATCTGGCTTTGTCTTGCTTCAGTGCACCATGGAGGGATGGGAATTTTACATACTTTATTGCCAAAAGACGAAATTTTGCAGCGagaaatacatttacatttctCAAATCAGAATTTTTCTGTGTTAGATTTCGAAAAGTCGAGAACGAAGATAACGTTGTTTTGCAGCTTTATGATGGGCCGATTTGCACGAGGAATACGTCGGACGGAGTAAAATCATTAACCATGCACTTAAGACGAAGAGTTGATGTCGGAGAAACGAACAGACCTCTTTCTGAGGTCACTAAAAGGGAGTGTAACTTCCCCCAAAAAATTCGTGGGATTTGGAAAGAAATATCCGATCATAATGGTTTACGTAACGTTATCATAAACGAGACATCAATTAATATTCCCCCATATGGAAACTTCTATTGTAAACAGAGGCATATTTTTCAGCACCAGGCTCCCCACGAATGCAGTTCACTAGTTACCGGTAAGTGGCCTGGATCGGGACGGTCAAAATTCTTTATCGATGATTATATACTTGTGTCAAACTTTACCAATGGATGTTATCCCAGATTAACTCGCTTAGGTGTCACAGAAATCGCCGGAAGTGATGTGTTAGTATACAGGCTTTCTCAAAGTCAGCTGATAATCACGGATGGTGTTAACAATAATTCTTTAGTGTATTATTACTTAAATCATGTACTACGACTGTTTTGCTCAAGCTGGCTTCCCTACATAAGAGATCCTTATCCTGTTTGGGGTCGCAATATTGACAAAATCATAATAAGGCGCCAATCATCACTGAGAAAAACCCGCTGTTTTCTTCCATCCCGCGGCAAAGGAGTTTACCATTTCAAGTCGGTTAACAGTGATCAAGTCGAATGCAATGGATCTTTGTCACGTGTTGAGTTTGCGTGTAAAAATACGCTTTCATTTGAAGTGAAGTATGATCCAGACTGTCAGAAGTCTGATATTGTTTATTCTTGTATCGGAAAGGCCTGGAAAATGGGAGATTTTTTCTTAGTTCaagaaatcaaaactaaaaatatcagCTGCATGTGGTTTGATGAGTCAAACAAACATATGTTTCTTCTAAACTCACCTCAGTGCTCGGACAAAGACTGGGAACGAGAAAGGGATCCTCCAAAAGAGGTCAACTTTAAAGAAATCttaaattttcagtattttagcAAATGTCCAATTTATTCTGAATCGCGTGACCTTGACTATCCAATAGTAATCACGTTTCGGAATATGTCACGTAATTTAAACTTAACGTCACGGGTGCTAGTCTTTGCGTGTTTTCTCATCTATTTCACATATTAA
- the LOC131794900 gene encoding uncharacterized protein encodes MAETKSKPIPRKDKICVWTFPEGTQPAVRVEVDGGKIKAEDLLEIAGKTLGINANSLQFFGLFRGIENPTKKYGNNEFIYLPCRYVISIQKWSFDVPREQKHLKTDAGAMHLICLQCIEDIRCGRLKPKPDHIPLLKEYRNPTFPCDKQYVELCQKMFGYGYVFLHDCTIQNDVKMKEVSLTQGMQVNLIANRRGLMIKSKKSAFFAPWRKIRRWSQAQGDSIHFEIYFTEELRFEWVEVETEQVAFLMSVIAEFVYLMKKDLDEPEVNTSIWSKGIPVKKLTWKLIKKELFSKDKKQEESDDEEEPCQGFDNLEEEASTDDEGSSDDEEGAKAATSSRKSSQYRFS; translated from the exons ATGGCGGAAACGAAATCGAAACCAATCCCACgaaaagacaaaatttgtgTGTGGACTTTTCCTGAAGGGACACAGCCTGCAGTTCGAGTTGAAGTCGACGGAGGGAAAATCAAAGCTGAAGATCTCCTAGAAATAGCCGGGAAAACTTTGGGAATTAACGCCAACAGCCTACAGTTTTTCGGTCTCTTCCGCGGAATTGAAAATCCTACTAAGAAGTACGGTAACAACGAATTTATTTACCTTCCATGCCGCTACGTTATATCAATACAAAAGTGGTCTTTCGACGTTCCGAGAGAGCAAAAGCATCTTAAAACAGATGCCGGCGCAATGCACTTGATCTGTTTGCAGTGTATCGAGGATATTCGATGCGGTAGGCTTAAGCCGAAACCAGATCACATTCCTCTACTGAAGGAATACAGAAATCCAACTTTTCCTTGCGACAAGCAGTACGTGGAACTTTGCCAAAAAATGTTCGGGTATGGCTACGTTTTCCTGCACGATTGCACAATTCAGAATGATGTTAAAATGAAGGAAGTCTCACTCACACAAGGAATGCAGGTTAATCTGATAGCCAACCGAAGAGGATTAATGATAAAATCAA AGAAGTCAGCATTTTTCGCTCCATGGCGAAAAATCCGTCGTTGGTCTCAGGCTCAGGGTGACAGCATTCACTTTGAGATTTACTTCACAGAGGAGCTGCGGTTTGAGTGGGTAGAGGTAGAAACAGAACAAGTGGCCTTCCTCATGTCAGTTATCGCCGAGTTTGTCTACCTTATGAAAAAAGATCTAGATGAACCAGAGGTGAACACATCCATTTGGAGCAAGGGAATCccagtaaaaaagctgacatgGAAGCTCATCAAGAAAGAGCTGTTCtccaaagacaaaaaacaagaGGAGAGTGACGACGAAGAAGAACCCTGCCAGGGATTTGATAACCTGGAGGAAGAGGCTTCGACTGATGATGAAGGGTCAAGTGATGACGAAGAAGGGGCTAAAGCTGCTACATCTTCACGTAAAAGCTCCCAATACCgtttcagttga